Proteins encoded together in one Porites lutea chromosome 2, jaPorLute2.1, whole genome shotgun sequence window:
- the LOC140928277 gene encoding b(0,+)-type amino acid transporter 1-like, with product MENGNEKLNNHWGSDEYLSREAKDKTEDNLLADDSDASRTGQEERGFVGLERKLGLVSGICLIVGTMIGSGIFASPRYVMENSGSVGLTLIVWSLCGVLAIFGALSYAELGTMIPLSGAEYVYLLEGFGALPAFLYSWTSVIVLKPSQVAIICLAFGAYVIEPIFPGCGDRENLQPAVKLLAAIAIAVILFVNCASVKWASRMQIVFTVCKMAAIVMLIITGIVRLGQGYTESFQNSFSGTTSRIGLVGFAFYNGLWAYDGWNNLNYVTEELKNPYRDLPLSILIGIPLVTVCYVLVNIAYLAVLTPAEVMESSAVAVTLADRLYGVMAWVIPIFVASSTFGAANGSAFSGGRLVFAAAREGHLPKFLAMIHTKRHTPLPAMLFTSIIAWIMLLPDSSSFETLINYFSFAAWVFYGVTVSALIWLRYRKPEMKRPYKVPIVVPILVLLASIYLVIAPFYEAPLESFFCLLFILAGIPVYLIFVYFDIVPRSFFAAIGRLTYKLQKVFDVALPENEAEMVAS from the exons ATGGAGAACGGCAACGAAAAGCTAAACAACCATTGGGGAAGCGATGAATACTTGTCGAGGGAAGCTAAGGACAAGACTGAAGACAACCTGTTAGCGGATGATAGTGATGCTTCGAGGACAGGACAGGAGGAAAGGGGGTTTGTCGGTTTGGAACGAAAGCTCGGTCTTGTAAGCGGAATATGTCTGATCGTTGGCACTATGATTGGCTCGGGAATATTCGCATCTCCTCGCTATGTGATGGAGAACAGCGGGTCTGTTGGACTGACACTAATTGTTTGGTCGCTGTGCGGTGTTTTAGCGATATTTGGAGCACTGAGTTACGCGGAGTTGGGCACAATGATACCTTTGTCAGGTGCAGAATATGTGTACTTGCTCGAAGGGTTCGGTGCTTTGCCGGCTTTTCTGTACTCATGGACTTCTGTCATTGTGCTTAAGCCCTCACAAGTTGCTATTATCTGTCTGGCGTTTGGCGCCTACGTGATCGAGCCGATCTTTCCCGGCTGTGGTGACCGCGAGAACCTGCAGCCCGCCGTGAAACTCCTAGCAGCCATCGCGATAG CGGTGATTCTGTTTGTGAATTGTGCGAGTGTGAAGTGGGCCTCGCGGATGCAAATCGTATTCACTGTTTGCAAGATGGCGGCAATAGTCATGTTGATTATCACTGGTATTGTTCGCCTTGGACAAG GATACACAGAAAGTTTTCAGAATTCCTTTAGCGGTACAACAAGCAGAATTGGTCTTGTGGGATTTGCGTTTTACAATGGTTTGTGGGCCTATGATGGCTG GAATAATTTGAACTACGTCACGGAAGAACTGAAGAATCCTTACCG AGACTTGCCGCTGTCCATTTTAATTGGCATTCCCCTAGTAACGGTCTGCTACGTGCTGGTAAATATCGCTTATTTGGCAGTACTAACGCCCGCGGAAGTCATGGAGTCAAGTGCTGTGGCCGTG ACCTTAGCAGATCGTTTGTACGGCGTCATGGCCTGGGTTATTCCAATATTTGTTGCATCATCAACATTTGGAGCAGCTAACGGATCAGCTTTTAGTGGTGGAAG ATTAGTATTCGCCGCAGCCCGAGAAGGACATTTACCCAAGTTCCTTGCCATGATTCACACAAAGAGACACACTCCCCTTCCCGCCATGCTGTTCACG AGTATAATTGCCTGGATCATGTTACTGCCCGACTCCAGCTCTTTTGAGACGCTAATAAACTACTTCAGTTTTGCTGCTTGGGTTTTCTATGGTGTCACGGTGTCTGCTCTCATCTGGCTTCGCTATCGGAAACCTGAAATGAAACGACCCTACAAA GTTCCAATAGTAGTACCCATTCTTGTCTTGCTGGCCTCAATTTACCTGGTAATAGCACCTTTCTATGAAGCGCCCCTGGAATCATTCTTCTGCTTGCTCTTCATTTTGGCTGGAATACCTGTCTATCTTATTTTTGTCTATTTTGACATCGTGCCTCGAAGCTTCTTTGCGGCAATTG GGAGGTTAACTTACAAATTGCAGAAAGTATTTGATGTGGCTCTCCCCGAAAATGAAGCTGAAATGGTGGCGTCGTGA